CGTTTTGCTAATTCCTAGCGCACATAGGAGTGTCATTTCTGGCAAACactagaggtgtcatttatcaTGACTTTTACGTGAGAGAGTACCATTTCCAGTGCCGGTGAACAAAATTTGCCTCGCCACAGGCCCACCCACAAATACTTTGTGTCCGAACcttattattacttatttatatCTAAACTAAACACACAGTACTatacttaaagccccattccctacgttttttagatctaatttaagatcacaaactatatttaatgtaaaaataatactatatggtcctattgcgataacttttttcgtctttaaacggttaaaaatgtgaaaaataaatcgattctaataattatagcggcccgctataaatcccaaaatgcattgcgcgcggattgatatttttgtttttcacctgtaattcgcccacttttcgatcgatcgtgaagccaaaacaaatggaagactcctaacttttcagcgaaaataccgggttttcccaaatttgtatcaacagagtctggcaaaaatagaaagacaattaatgcagcaactacaacgtcaggctaggtatatagctagcgtacgatgttcgtacgttatcgatgtttaccagctggGCCTACAAAACGAagcctaactaggctaggcctaagaccgtccacgagaggtcgatcgccgcgagctacttaggtagtgcattgtttctcactttttatcataatttaccataaaacgtacatttaagacaaggtttaatgtttttaaagtgatatatatgtattattttccaaaaaacgtccaaaattgcagggaaggggtctttaatatgcacacagtatatactgtagataaacATCAAACAGTGTAACATTAGTACGCCccaaacaaattaaatgtataaCCTAGTATAGTATTAATTAAaagtattcatttttaataaaattcatATACAGTAGGATAacttaaattataataacaattattaataataacatacatTATGCTTTcttattaatttcatcttttagATTGTTCTAATGAGAAAACTTGTGAAGAGGGTAAAAGTGCAGGTAATCAGACAGATGTCTCGTCAGGTCAAACAATTGCGAGGAAAGAAGGGTACAGAACAACAAATAGGGAAAAATTTGCGACGTGTAGAACGACTTCTTGAGGAACTTGAGTGTATAAAAGATTTAGTTGCAGATGATATCTCACGGCAAGCATTCTTTGGCAAGCTATCCTTTGATATTCAATCTCAGGAGGTAATTAATGAATAGTGTTGTGACATAGATCTTACTGTCCTATCACAGTAAACTAATATTGTtgtttatataacacctaaatacattttaaattgtacgattgtgggtcacatggggTTGAAATTgtcgtcttgaaagatgtactaggttccttaaagtgcacacgagctagatgtgtacactggacctacggtttatagtccttatccgagaagactcgttctaccaccagaaccatggagtgagtgagcctcgaacccctgccgatatTACtgtatggctacgtaattacggttacattgtcttaaccgctcggccactcactcacttacAATAGTACTATTAGATTTAGATGTTATAAAAggattaatgtttttatattagtgcgatagtacaatacaaataatttcattcataaatatatttgtaccatcgcacttattataaacattcattatttgtacactttatttatactttatcaTGTTACAATTTTCACCTTCCTTCTTTTACTTTCAAACAAATACATAAATGGTGAAATTAGGCTAACTATTTATATTCTTAGCTAATCAAGTCTTTAAAACAACACATCAAAAGTTATTCAAGATTGTGTAGAGTTTAAACCTAAAGAACACAACAACACAACCATTCTTATGGCTCAATTAGTTTCGATActatcaatcaataaataatgattacaaaatgtttaataacatGCTCATATTTTGTAACAACTCAGACTTTaagatttaaataattttgccttgtatcatttttttttattatcaatatttttaattattaaaggaTGATGCATTGAAAAGAGCAACAACTAAAATCGTTCAACATAAAATTATACAAGAAAGAGTCAAATCACTCAGAGGTAAAGTAACATTGCTAAATGGTTATATTTCTGTAgcatattttaattgtattgtaaCTTCTATGGAATAGATTGTGTCAGGGGTTAAGTCATATGTCAGAGGTTAAGTCATCGTTCATGGTTACAGTACGACTTAAGTACAACTCTGTTCAGTACATTACGTTACAGATGatttttgtcttgttttttttagagcAAGGTATACTGActagtaatttaaatttaaaagaacTTGACaggaaaaaaagaagaaaaaagaaaccaACACATTTGGATTTGGGAATTgaaaaatctaatgttgaatcTATGGATATTAAAGATGATACTAATGTAAAGGATGATAGCAAAGAAAGTGGcagtgatgataataatgatgatgatcagGGTGATCACAGTGATAGTAGTAATGATGATACAAATGATTCTGATGTCAGTGAAGATGCCACAAATGATCAAGCCATTCTAAGACAACAGAAAAGTCAGTTAAAACGGACATTAGACAAGTCGGTTGAAGGAAGTAAAGCATCAGATTTCTTTATAAGAGGCTCGTCAGATGATAACAGTGATATTGAAAAGGATGACTCCAAATCAGATGCAGTTTTACCTCAGCCAAGTTCATCCAAGATAAATAgaaaaactgtaaaaaaaaagtaagaaattattacattttttaaagacaatGTAATTACCATTATAGTAAGTTACCTCTACAACACAGTAGGTTGTATAACAATGTGAAAAGCTACAACATTTCAGAATTTACAGTACTTCAGTACAGGGATGTATTTGGTCAAGCATATAAATACCTCattaaaaactttaataatGCATTTACTATGTTTTGATAACATGGAATAAAGGAACTCGGAGGAGTCatgattaaatataaatgttatgtgATCATAATCAGGATTGCCAATAATGGCATAGGTAAATATTTTGATAACATGGAATAAAGGAACTCGGAGGAGTCatgattaaatataaatgttatgtgATCATAATCAGGATTGCCAATAATGGCATAGGTAAACATTTATAACAAGAAATGTATGCAAATAACAATATGATGATAAACCAAAACAAAAGGCTGGTAAACAAAAGTTTGATGCTCACAAGCAAAGATTAAAGATTGTTTATTGTGGTGATTGGCTAGTCTAATTTCTAACAATGATTTAGCTTAATAATcataaagaaaaacattttgtcACATGATTTGACTGCAATATATCTGCTTGCAATTACCGCCACAAAGCAAAACGCACGCTGGTTGGCACCCAGTGATTGGTCAAAGTAGAAAATCTCCTTAATGCCAAATTTAATCTACCAATTATGGGAACTaccaattatttttgttatggtAGATCATAAGAAAATGTTGTGTATGGTGTTTTTGTTATTTACAGTAGGCAAGGAGAGAACAGATTAAAGGGTATGCGAGGTAGGAGGGAACAACTTGAAGAAAACACAAGATCTGCATTTAAGAAAAGAGCAGCGGAAGCTAAAGCAGCGATTGTTGATAGACCCAATAGTACAACTACACCAATGAATACAGAGAAAAACATTCTTGGAATCTCAGAACTGCCACCGGACCTTGAGACAAAGGATTTTAGTATTAAAGGTACTGTATGAGAAATCATTAATTTCAATCATTTAGTATGCAAATGATATGTAGCATAATATATGAAATATTTTTAGGATATGAAGATGTTGACTGCCCATTCATCTTTCATCAGTAATTGTGCTGGAATGAAATACAACAGGAGGATGTGTCAGAACTGACACATCGCATGCTTTCTTTTGTGTTAATAAATTGATTGTAGAGGCTGTAACATTCTTAAGCCTGGTCTACTggtaaaactttatgtgacaaaaaaattgtatgtgcccatatatggaaatatcactaccatatttgggcatatcactaccattatttgggcaatatcacacttttttggtcaaactagtttgatagtgtagacagagctttagaagtaaagcttggtttccacttggaTGAAATGCaagttagttgaccaatcacacaaaGCAAATGTTTGGTTTGGGTGATCCATCGCAATGTGATTAGTCAAATGACGTGTAGTGAGCTTACGTCCTGCATctggaaccaagcttaaagatgtattgtccctttgagtaatcaaaaaaaaataatttttttttaatatttcgaaaaaaagtgggtcattttgaagtatcatgatagttattaactttcatcaaaaattagtaaaaaaaaaaaaattaaccgaAATAcggatgtttttttgttaaaaaaataactttgacttccagtcaaagttttcgatcaaaacatattcaTAATGCAAcggcttgtttggctactctgtatgcataatcattaaacttcctcgcgatcacCTTTTCAACtgcgacgagttgtaaacaatcctaattagcatcatgcataatgtatactcgtggtttgaaatctttgtttactttcgctcatgacgattttaatcaaattaatgtaATCAACAAACTTTTTGTTTTTGCCTTAAAGTGaacaactttaatattactttgatttaaccaatttaaatttagaatttttttgggtcattttttgtgtttcaagggacaatacatctttaaggcaacttaaaatgatttttttgtaTAGTGTTCTTCAAGTAGAATTGAAAatgtttatctttattttaagtgtaaaataaataaacagaaatctttcattttatttacagAGGGAATGAACAGATTTGTAAAGCAAAATTCCAGCTCATCACCCATGTCAGGTCAAAGGACCATGTCAGGTCAAAAGACCATGTCAAACAGGAAACCGCAAAAGAACCTCCCAGTTGAAAAATTACATCCATCATGGGAGGCAAAACGAAAACAAAAAGAACAGTCAGCCAAGATTTTGCCTTTTCAAGGAAAGAAAATTACATTTGATGATTAAAAATTGTAtagataaaatgttttttaactaTTGGGTGTAATACTGCTCACGTCGGAGTTGCATTAATACACAATCTGTTTTAGGTCTTGGCGATTCATTCATAAATTAATAAGTTAGTAAAATAAAGCTGACCTAATTTGTCACGTTTTGTTTCTAAACATGAAAAAGGTTGACCAGTTTAATACAGTTTTTATACAGTCTTACCGAGATACACGCaattaacaaatgaaaataaattatatactagTACAAGTTGTTTGAaataatatcttttattttgtttacagtttAACATACTATTCTGTAGTAAATTTCCATTGCAACAACCTACACATAATATTGCATtacatctaaaaataaaaacaaatatatactttattagCCTACATTAAGtaataaaaaaagtgtttcaTTTTATCTCGGAGGTTAATCACTCCCATTATGTACCTGTGTTCATATAATATAGCATGATTATGCCTTGACTAAaacctgtctacactatcaaactttatgtgacaacaaaatggtaatgtgttcatatatggacatgatgatgtaatatcactaccatatttagcaTATcacctttttgtcaaactggtttgatagtatagacaaagCTTAACACAAACATCCAGTAGGacctgtattttgttttataaacattttaccAACATTGGTATCAAACAGTGTAAATGTAATCATAGTCAATATTATGTTGTAATGGAAAAGCCGTAATCGGACAACTTGATCCAAGGTAGTACTAGGCAACCAGCAGATATGACTACAATAGGATCACTATGAGGTTAGTTACTGTTACGCGACTGTTATAATAAAGGCACATATGGCCACTCATATGAGGCCAAAGGTTGACCATGCTGTATGTAATAAAGGagtgttaatattaaaatagaatacaTGAACGTCCTTGCTGTGCATCATTTCTATTAATGAGTGTCAATAAACATGATACAGTTATCCGTACTATCCATTTTAAACACTATTGAATAAACTAAAACTTATGAATtgaatttgttaacattttttatagaaTATAGATTTAAGTGcggaaatatttttttattatcacaAAGCCTTTGAAAAGTCGGTACAGTGAATATTATATGacagtaataaataatattaattactgtGTATCGTTCATTATGAACTTTATGCTGAGAATATTAAGACATTTTTATTTAGGAAAACC
This genomic stretch from Antedon mediterranea chromosome 11, ecAntMedi1.1, whole genome shotgun sequence harbors:
- the LOC140062259 gene encoding uncharacterized protein; translation: MQRAKVKNEIVLMRKLVKRVKVQVIRQMSRQVKQLRGKKGTEQQIGKNLRRVERLLEELECIKDLVADDISRQAFFGKLSFDIQSQEDDALKRATTKIVQHKIIQERVKSLREQGILTSNLNLKELDRKKRRKKKPTHLDLGIEKSNVESMDIKDDTNVKDDSKESGSDDNNDDDQGDHSDSSNDDTNDSDVSEDATNDQAILRQQKSQLKRTLDKSVEGSKASDFFIRGSSDDNSDIEKDDSKSDAVLPQPSSSKINRKTVKKNRQGENRLKGMRGRREQLEENTRSAFKKRAAEAKAAIVDRPNSTTTPMNTEKNILGISELPPDLETKDFSIKEGMNRFVKQNSSSSPMSGQRTMSGQKTMSNRKPQKNLPVEKLHPSWEAKRKQKEQSAKILPFQGKKITFDD